A stretch of Zetaproteobacteria bacterium DNA encodes these proteins:
- a CDS encoding rod shape-determining protein MreC yields MRRLHPLLPAGILLTLLLLYHLLPQGALLLRIAPLVDALQQPIRLVERLHLWWQRQERLIVLLQRSREAQRQRAALMGELHHLRQENRALRRLLALPPLDGYRWITAHALAYSPDASHRRLLIDARGVAVDDTVVTSDGLVGLVSEAHAGFAVVRTILDGSLAVPVTDRSGRLHALLRGDRDALHVELADRTQQPAVGELLYTSGAGDLLPSGIPAARITSVRPIPGSMFIDIRARPTGRWPSHRWLAVAHRIAPPPRSTGRTPPP; encoded by the coding sequence ATGAGGCGGCTCCACCCCCTTCTGCCCGCAGGCATCCTCCTCACCCTGCTGCTGCTCTACCACCTCCTGCCGCAGGGAGCGCTGCTGCTGCGGATCGCACCGCTGGTCGACGCCCTGCAACAACCGATACGGCTGGTCGAACGGCTCCACCTATGGTGGCAGCGCCAGGAGCGGCTGATCGTACTGCTGCAGCGCAGCCGCGAAGCGCAGCGACAACGTGCCGCGCTGATGGGGGAGCTGCACCACCTGCGGCAGGAAAACCGGGCGCTGCGCCGGCTGCTGGCGCTCCCCCCGCTCGACGGGTACCGCTGGATCACCGCCCACGCCCTGGCCTACTCCCCCGACGCATCCCATCGTCGCCTGCTGATCGACGCCAGGGGAGTGGCCGTCGACGACACCGTGGTCACCTCCGACGGACTGGTCGGGCTGGTGAGCGAGGCCCATGCGGGCTTCGCCGTGGTACGCACCATCCTCGATGGATCGCTGGCCGTTCCGGTGACCGACCGGAGCGGGAGGCTGCACGCCCTGCTGCGCGGCGACCGCGACGCCCTGCACGTCGAGCTGGCCGACCGGACGCAGCAACCCGCCGTCGGGGAACTGCTCTACACCAGCGGCGCAGGCGACCTGCTCCCCTCGGGGATCCCGGCGGCACGCATCACCTCCGTGCGCCCGATTCCCGGCTCCATGTTCATCGACATCCGTGCCCGACCGACGGGTCGCTGGCCGTCCCACCGCTGGCTGGCCGTCGCCCACCGCATCGCCCCGCCTCCGCGCTCCACAGGCCGCACCCCGCCGCCATGA
- a CDS encoding rod shape-determining protein, whose translation MLQSLFGFFSRDISIDLGTANTLIYVRGEGIVLNEPSVVAVHNGDARHPRKVLAVGADAKQMLGRTPASIEAIRPLKDGVIADFVVTEEMLKQFLRKVHKRSWGIAPRIVICIPYGSTQVERRAIRESALSAGAREVFLIEEPMAASIGAGLPVTEASGSLVVDIGGGTSEIAVISYGGIVYSRSVRVGGDKMDDAIVNHLRRKYSLLIGQSTAEKLKIEIGSAYPMEERRQVEVKGRDLINGVPKNLLLDDSEVLEAISEPVNAIVEGVRVCLERTPPELAADIVDQGIMLTGGGALLRGLDQLLREETGLPVTVADEPLNCVVLGSGMVLEELDRMKGVLYDE comes from the coding sequence ATGCTCCAATCCCTTTTCGGCTTCTTCTCCCGCGACATCTCCATCGATCTGGGCACCGCCAACACGCTGATCTACGTCCGCGGCGAAGGCATCGTGCTCAACGAACCCTCGGTGGTCGCCGTACACAACGGCGACGCCCGCCATCCGCGCAAGGTGCTGGCGGTCGGCGCCGACGCCAAGCAGATGCTCGGCCGCACCCCGGCGTCGATCGAGGCGATCCGCCCGCTCAAGGATGGCGTGATCGCCGATTTCGTGGTCACCGAGGAGATGCTCAAGCAGTTCCTGCGCAAGGTGCACAAGCGTAGCTGGGGGATCGCCCCGCGCATCGTCATCTGCATCCCCTACGGTTCGACCCAGGTGGAACGGCGCGCCATCCGCGAGTCGGCGCTCTCCGCCGGCGCGCGCGAGGTCTTCCTGATCGAGGAGCCGATGGCCGCCTCCATCGGCGCCGGCCTGCCGGTGACCGAGGCCTCCGGCTCGCTGGTGGTCGACATCGGCGGCGGCACCAGCGAGATCGCGGTGATCAGCTACGGCGGGATCGTCTACTCACGCTCGGTGCGGGTGGGGGGCGACAAGATGGACGACGCCATCGTCAACCACCTGCGGCGCAAATACAGCCTGCTGATCGGCCAGTCGACCGCGGAGAAGCTGAAGATCGAGATCGGCAGCGCCTATCCGATGGAGGAGCGGCGGCAGGTCGAGGTCAAGGGGCGCGATTTGATCAACGGTGTGCCGAAAAACCTCCTGCTCGACGACAGCGAGGTGCTGGAGGCGATCAGCGAGCCGGTCAACGCCATCGTCGAGGGGGTACGGGTCTGCCTGGAGCGGACCCCTCCGGAGCTGGCCGCAGACATCGTCGACCAGGGGATCATGCTCACCGGCGGCGGGGCGTTGCTGCGCGGGCTCGACCAGCTGCTGCGCGAGGAGACGGGCTTGCCGGTGACCGTCGCCGACGAACCGCTCAACTGTGTGGTGCTCGGCAGCGGCATGGTGCTGGAGGAGCTCGACCGAATGAAAGGGGTGCTCTACGACGAGTGA
- a CDS encoding VacJ family lipoprotein: protein MLFLLCWLGGCATAQNQYDPLEPVNRLSDRFNTVIDKLTLEPTARGYGRVTPGPIRTIVSNFFDNSTYMNVVLNDFLQGKGRQGGADLLRFLVNTTLGVGGLFDPASGIGLVKHDEDLGQTLAVWGVPQGGYIVYPFFGPNSYRNTPDFITATATDVLFWLSLYAAPSVTVPLTVLKAIDKRYRLFEAANLRDEMALDPYIFTREAWRQHREYLIYDGAPPHRPARDDWEEDDWEEDGGDG, encoded by the coding sequence ATGCTGTTCCTGCTCTGCTGGCTGGGCGGCTGCGCCACCGCGCAGAACCAGTACGATCCGCTCGAGCCGGTCAATCGGCTCTCCGACAGGTTCAACACGGTGATCGACAAGCTCACCCTGGAGCCGACCGCACGCGGGTACGGCCGGGTGACGCCCGGGCCGATCCGCACCATCGTGAGCAACTTCTTCGACAACAGCACCTACATGAACGTGGTGCTCAACGACTTCCTGCAGGGCAAGGGGAGGCAGGGGGGCGCCGACCTTCTCCGCTTCCTGGTCAACACCACCCTGGGGGTGGGCGGGCTGTTCGATCCGGCCAGCGGGATCGGTCTGGTCAAGCACGACGAGGATCTGGGGCAGACGTTGGCCGTCTGGGGGGTGCCGCAGGGTGGCTATATCGTCTACCCCTTCTTCGGCCCCAATTCCTACCGCAACACGCCCGATTTCATCACCGCCACCGCCACCGACGTGCTCTTCTGGCTTTCGCTCTACGCCGCGCCGTCGGTGACCGTGCCGCTGACCGTGCTCAAGGCGATCGACAAGCGCTATCGGCTGTTCGAGGCGGCCAACCTGCGTGACGAGATGGCGCTTGATCCCTACATCTTCACCCGCGAGGCGTGGCGCCAGCATCGCGAATACCTGATCTACGACGGCGCACCGCCGCACCGGCCCGCCCGGGACGACTGGGAGGAGGACGACTGGGAGGAGGATGGCGGCGACGGCTGA
- a CDS encoding dihydroxy-acid dehydratase yields the protein MPAYRSRTSTHGRNMAGARALWRATGTREEDFGKPIIAIANSFTQFVPGHVHLKDLGQMVAREIEAAGGVAKEFHTIAIDDGIAMGHGGMLYSLPSREIIADSVEYMCNAHCADALVCISNCDKITPGMMMAAMRLNIPAIFVSGGPMEAGKATIDGEERKFDLIDAMIVAGDDRVDDATVAAVERAACPTCGSCSGMFTANSMNCLAEALGLALPGNGTLVATHADRRELFLRAARQIVANAKAWYEREDPSHLPRSIGSKEAFENAMMLDIAMGGSTNTVLHLLAIAQEAGVDFTMADIDRLSRRVPNLCKVAPSTRLYHLEDVHRAGGVYAILGELDRAGLLHRDVETVSGPLAEGLRKWDVTHGDAEAKRFYRAAPGNRPNLEPFSQDARYETLDLDRTGGCIRDREHAYSQDGGLAVLYGNIAERGCIVKTAGVDPSILTFTGRARIFESQEAAVEAILGNEIVAGDVVVIRYEGPRGGPGMQEMLYPTSYLKSKGLGKACALITDGRFSGGTSGLSIGHISPEAAEGGAIALIEEGDTIAIDIPQRTITLMVDDATLAARRRAMEAKGADAWRPLARDRVVSKSLLAYAAMTTSADRGGVRMLPASEG from the coding sequence ATGCCCGCCTATCGTTCCCGCACCTCCACCCACGGCCGCAACATGGCCGGCGCCCGCGCCCTGTGGCGCGCCACCGGCACCAGGGAGGAGGATTTCGGCAAGCCGATCATCGCCATCGCCAACTCCTTCACCCAGTTCGTCCCCGGCCATGTCCACCTCAAGGATCTCGGCCAGATGGTGGCGCGGGAGATCGAGGCAGCCGGCGGCGTGGCCAAGGAGTTCCACACCATCGCCATCGACGACGGCATCGCCATGGGCCACGGTGGCATGCTCTACTCGCTGCCCAGCCGCGAGATCATCGCCGATTCGGTCGAGTACATGTGCAACGCCCACTGCGCCGATGCGCTGGTGTGCATCTCCAACTGCGACAAGATCACCCCGGGGATGATGATGGCCGCGATGCGGCTCAACATCCCGGCGATCTTCGTCTCCGGCGGGCCGATGGAGGCGGGCAAGGCGACCATCGACGGCGAGGAGCGGAAGTTCGATCTGATCGATGCCATGATCGTCGCCGGGGACGACCGGGTGGACGACGCCACGGTGGCCGCCGTGGAGCGCGCCGCCTGCCCGACCTGCGGCTCCTGCTCGGGCATGTTCACCGCCAACTCGATGAACTGCCTGGCCGAGGCGCTGGGGCTGGCGCTGCCGGGCAACGGCACGCTGGTAGCCACCCATGCCGACCGCAGAGAACTCTTCCTGCGCGCGGCGCGCCAGATCGTGGCTAATGCCAAGGCGTGGTACGAACGGGAGGATCCATCGCACCTGCCGCGCTCCATCGGCAGCAAGGAGGCGTTCGAGAACGCGATGATGCTCGACATCGCCATGGGCGGCTCGACCAACACCGTGCTCCATCTGCTGGCCATCGCCCAGGAGGCGGGGGTCGACTTCACCATGGCCGACATCGACCGTCTCTCCCGCCGGGTACCCAACCTGTGCAAGGTCGCCCCCTCCACCCGACTCTACCACCTGGAGGATGTCCACCGCGCCGGTGGCGTCTACGCCATCCTGGGCGAGCTGGACCGCGCCGGCCTGCTGCATCGCGATGTGGAGACGGTCTCCGGGCCGCTGGCCGAGGGGCTGCGCAAGTGGGATGTGACCCATGGCGATGCGGAGGCGAAGCGCTTCTACCGCGCCGCCCCCGGCAACCGCCCCAATCTGGAACCCTTCTCGCAGGATGCGCGCTACGAGACGCTCGATCTCGACCGTACGGGCGGCTGCATCCGCGACCGCGAGCACGCCTATTCGCAGGATGGGGGGCTGGCCGTGCTCTACGGCAATATCGCCGAGCGCGGCTGCATCGTCAAAACCGCCGGCGTCGACCCTTCGATCCTCACCTTCACCGGCCGGGCACGCATCTTCGAAAGCCAGGAGGCGGCGGTGGAAGCGATCCTGGGCAATGAGATCGTCGCCGGCGACGTGGTGGTGATCCGCTACGAGGGGCCGCGCGGCGGGCCGGGGATGCAGGAGATGCTCTACCCGACCAGCTACCTCAAATCGAAGGGGTTGGGCAAGGCGTGCGCGCTGATCACCGACGGCCGCTTCTCCGGCGGCACCTCCGGGTTGTCGATCGGCCACATCTCGCCGGAGGCGGCCGAAGGAGGGGCCATCGCCCTGATCGAGGAGGGCGACACCATCGCCATCGACATCCCGCAACGGACGATCACGCTGATGGTCGACGACGCCACGCTCGCCGCCCGCCGCCGCGCGATGGAGGCGAAGGGGGCGGACGCCTGGCGGCCGCTGGCACGCGATCGTGTGGTCTCCAAGTCGCTGCTCGCCTATGCGGCGATGACCACCAGCGCCGACCGCGGCGGCGTGCGCATGCTGCCTGCATCAGAGGGTTAA
- a CDS encoding CDGSH iron-sulfur domain-containing protein — MSEEAVIAAREPAVMELEPGTYYWCSCGKSANQPFCDGAHQGSSFTPQPFEISEKQTVALCQCKRSKNPPFCDGSHAAL, encoded by the coding sequence ATGAGTGAAGAAGCAGTGATCGCGGCCAGGGAACCGGCCGTCATGGAGCTGGAGCCGGGCACCTACTACTGGTGCAGCTGCGGCAAGTCGGCCAATCAGCCGTTTTGCGACGGCGCCCATCAGGGGAGCAGCTTCACCCCGCAGCCGTTCGAGATCAGCGAGAAGCAGACCGTGGCGTTGTGCCAGTGCAAGCGGAGCAAGAATCCACCCTTCTGCGACGGGTCGCACGCCGCGCTTTGA